One segment of Pleomorphomonas sp. PLEO DNA contains the following:
- a CDS encoding TIR domain-containing protein — protein sequence MRRVIDGVMYDTDKAEEIGCGSHDSELSDAAWCLYRTPAGAFFMVEADHAGVVDTFRPVSAGEARKFVERWANSRYEDFWPTTEPIPIGDSFRHGQIAESGESAGEHMRDEIQTKKFPPFPSRALVIAAANMLKAEGHSGFEALRLEYDLLQTNAGLGAGLAARSTSLATFALENPEARTPDGIYLQSAIVARAGELYRSGTMNNIGEKERDAFKKASSAAGTMNDVSESGNVIFSRDNESTAQLLTSASTVRPTSVSRKISASRKVFVVHGHDKATLETVARFLERIRFEAIILHEQANQGRTIIEKIETHGDVDFAVVLLTPDDVGATVGGEQKPRARQNVILELGYFIAKLGRQKVCVLKRDAIELPSDFAGIVYQTLDEGGGWRNALARELEEVGFEIDWRKVGRS from the coding sequence ATGAGGCGGGTGATTGACGGGGTCATGTATGACACAGACAAGGCGGAGGAGATTGGTTGTGGAAGCCATGATTCTGAGCTGTCGGATGCGGCGTGGTGTCTCTATCGAACGCCTGCTGGCGCGTTTTTTATGGTGGAAGCTGATCACGCTGGAGTGGTGGACACATTCCGTCCTGTGTCCGCTGGCGAAGCGCGAAAGTTTGTCGAACGCTGGGCAAATAGCCGCTACGAAGACTTCTGGCCGACTACCGAACCTATTCCAATAGGAGATAGCTTTAGACACGGCCAGATCGCCGAGTCTGGTGAAAGTGCGGGGGAGCATATGAGAGACGAAATCCAAACGAAGAAATTTCCGCCGTTCCCGTCGAGGGCGTTAGTTATTGCGGCCGCAAATATGCTCAAAGCCGAAGGGCATTCGGGCTTTGAAGCGTTACGCTTGGAATACGATTTATTGCAGACAAATGCCGGTCTGGGGGCTGGGTTAGCGGCGAGATCAACGTCCTTGGCGACTTTCGCGCTCGAAAACCCGGAAGCACGAACACCGGACGGCATATATCTTCAATCAGCAATTGTTGCTCGTGCAGGTGAACTCTATCGCAGTGGTACCATGAACAACATCGGTGAGAAGGAGAGAGATGCCTTCAAAAAAGCGTCTAGCGCAGCGGGCACCATGAATGACGTTTCGGAGTCGGGAAACGTAATATTTTCGCGTGATAATGAAAGCACAGCGCAGCTGTTAACTTCCGCGTCCACCGTTAGACCCACGTCTGTCAGTCGCAAGATTTCCGCAAGCCGCAAAGTCTTCGTTGTTCATGGTCACGATAAAGCTACGCTTGAAACAGTTGCCAGATTTCTAGAGCGTATCCGATTTGAGGCTATAATCCTTCATGAGCAAGCCAACCAGGGACGAACGATTATCGAAAAAATTGAGACGCACGGCGATGTCGACTTTGCTGTTGTGCTTCTCACACCCGACGATGTGGGGGCGACGGTTGGCGGCGAGCAGAAACCTCGTGCACGTCAGAACGTCATCCTGGAACTTGGTTATTTCATCGCCAAGCTGGGGCGACAGAAGGTCTGTGTGTTGAAGCGCGATGCGATTGAATTGCCGTCAGATTTTGCAGGGATAGTTTATCAAACCTTGGACGAAGGCGGCGGATGGCGCAATGCGCTCGCTCGTGAACTGGAGGAGGTTGGGTTCGAAATCGACTGGCGAAAGGTCGGGCGATCCTGA
- a CDS encoding RES family NAD+ phosphorylase — MRFQGTLYRALNPVYAREPLSGRGAQLYGGRFNAKGTPALYLTLDVLSAIREANQVGSLQPTTLVAYEADIDDIFDSRDTAALAERGLAVGDLAATTWRDEMRGTGRSKTQGFAADLVDRGFSGLLVRSFARGSTETDLNLVLWRWVESGRYRLTVIDDEGRLG; from the coding sequence ATGCGCTTCCAAGGTACCCTCTACCGCGCCCTCAATCCCGTTTATGCCAGGGAGCCGCTGTCGGGGCGAGGCGCACAACTCTATGGCGGCCGCTTCAACGCCAAAGGCACGCCGGCCCTCTATCTGACGCTCGACGTGCTCTCGGCGATCCGCGAGGCCAACCAGGTCGGCAGCCTGCAACCGACGACGCTGGTCGCCTATGAGGCGGATATCGACGATATCTTTGATAGCCGGGACACGGCAGCGTTGGCCGAGCGCGGCCTGGCGGTGGGCGATCTTGCGGCAACGACATGGCGCGACGAGATGCGGGGAACGGGCCGATCGAAAACACAGGGCTTTGCCGCCGATCTAGTCGATCGTGGATTCTCGGGGCTGCTGGTTCGCAGCTTCGCCCGCGGCTCGACGGAGACCGACCTCAACCTCGTCTTGTGGCGGTGGGTGGAGAGCGGGAGGTATCGGCTGACGGTGATCGACGACGAGGGAAGGCTGGGATGA
- a CDS encoding DUF4892 domain-containing protein, with translation MSHWKAGALLALGLLGFIPAALADATLPTKDIKGAADNPLVPRYEGSFIVSYAQQKFTDFNLPLSPLEANGKLDASNNNVYAPKQSKDLEGQLTRLVYIEPEDRSPLEVLRNYQDALRAAGGEVLWECKGEDCGGSSTRSSSGGGGDTSLTMHFFTERDLKDGAFSNGACAVTSSITDQRYFSGRLPGDGGDSFLAVQTYTIPDGSPYCGAFNNRTIAIVYILEPKAREQKMVVVKAEEMAKDINASGHVALYGILFDTDKATLKPESEPTLTEIAKLLSDNADLKVVIVGHTDNVGAFDYNIDLSKKRAAAVVGALTKRFQVPADRMKSAGIGMVAPVATNASEDGRAKNRRVEVVRLN, from the coding sequence ATGTCACACTGGAAAGCGGGCGCCCTGCTGGCCCTCGGACTCCTCGGCTTTATTCCCGCCGCCCTTGCCGACGCGACGCTGCCGACCAAGGACATCAAGGGCGCCGCCGACAATCCGCTGGTGCCGCGCTACGAGGGGTCGTTCATCGTCAGCTATGCCCAGCAGAAATTCACCGATTTCAATCTGCCGCTGTCGCCGCTGGAGGCCAACGGCAAGCTCGATGCCAGCAACAACAACGTCTACGCGCCCAAGCAATCCAAAGACCTTGAGGGCCAGTTGACGCGGCTCGTCTATATCGAGCCGGAGGATCGCTCGCCGCTCGAGGTGCTGCGCAACTATCAGGACGCGCTGAGGGCGGCCGGCGGCGAGGTGCTGTGGGAGTGCAAGGGCGAGGACTGCGGCGGCTCGTCCACCCGGTCGAGTTCGGGCGGCGGCGGCGACACCAGCCTCACCATGCACTTCTTCACCGAGAGGGACCTGAAGGATGGAGCCTTCTCCAACGGCGCCTGCGCCGTTACCTCATCGATCACCGACCAGCGCTATTTCTCCGGCCGGCTGCCGGGCGACGGCGGCGACAGCTTCCTCGCCGTCCAGACCTACACCATCCCCGATGGCAGCCCCTATTGCGGCGCTTTCAACAATCGCACCATCGCCATCGTCTACATTCTGGAGCCGAAGGCGCGCGAGCAGAAGATGGTGGTGGTCAAAGCCGAGGAGATGGCCAAGGATATCAATGCCTCCGGCCATGTGGCGCTCTACGGCATCCTGTTCGACACCGACAAGGCAACGCTGAAACCCGAGTCCGAACCAACGCTGACCGAGATCGCCAAGCTCTTGTCGGACAACGCCGACCTCAAGGTGGTCATCGTCGGTCACACCGACAACGTCGGCGCCTTCGACTACAACATCGACCTGTCCAAGAAGCGGGCGGCGGCGGTGGTCGGCGCGCTGACCAAGCGCTTCCAGGTTCCGGCCGACCGCATGAAGAGTGCCGGCATCGGCATGGTGGCGCCGGTCGCTACCAACGCCAGCGAGGACGGCCGCGCCAAGAACCGCCGCGTCGAGGTGGTTCGGCTGAACTGA